The following coding sequences lie in one Mycobacterium gordonae genomic window:
- a CDS encoding LLM class F420-dependent oxidoreductase — protein MRFGLFIPQGWRMDLVGIEPERHWAVLRDLATYADGGAWDSLWVYDHFHTVPLPSDEATHEAWSLMSAYAAVTSRIKLGQMCTAMSYRNPVYLAKVAATVDIISGGRIQMGIGGGWYEHEWRAYGYGFPSAGVRLARLDEGVQIMRDAWRDGRVSFDGKQYQVDDAIVAPKPLQRNGIPLWIAGGGEKVTLRIAAAYAQYTNFTPDLEAFAHKSAVLAEHCRKLGTDFDAIVRSANFTAVVGTSEADVADRKQRVRDRLAGYVPDAVADSMVGGMPDSAMGTTEQVIEGLGRVRDLGCEYAICYFPEAAFDRSGIELFEREVIPALS, from the coding sequence ATGCGCTTCGGTCTCTTCATCCCGCAAGGCTGGCGGATGGATCTCGTCGGCATCGAACCCGAGCGGCACTGGGCGGTGCTGCGCGATCTGGCGACCTATGCCGACGGCGGCGCGTGGGATTCGCTGTGGGTCTATGACCACTTCCACACCGTGCCGCTGCCCAGCGACGAAGCGACCCACGAGGCGTGGTCGCTGATGTCGGCCTACGCCGCCGTCACATCGCGAATCAAGCTGGGCCAGATGTGCACCGCGATGAGTTATCGCAACCCGGTGTATCTTGCCAAAGTCGCGGCCACCGTCGATATCATTTCCGGCGGCCGCATCCAGATGGGCATCGGGGGCGGCTGGTACGAGCACGAATGGCGGGCCTACGGTTACGGATTCCCATCAGCCGGGGTGCGGCTGGCGCGCCTGGACGAGGGCGTGCAGATCATGCGCGATGCCTGGCGGGACGGGCGAGTTAGCTTCGACGGCAAGCAGTATCAGGTAGACGACGCGATCGTGGCTCCGAAGCCGTTGCAGAGAAATGGTATTCCGTTGTGGATTGCCGGCGGGGGCGAGAAGGTGACGTTACGCATCGCCGCCGCCTATGCGCAGTACACCAACTTCACCCCCGACCTCGAAGCATTCGCCCACAAGTCCGCGGTGCTCGCCGAACACTGCCGCAAGCTGGGCACCGACTTCGACGCGATCGTGCGATCGGCCAACTTCACCGCCGTGGTGGGCACCTCCGAAGCCGACGTCGCCGACCGCAAGCAGCGGGTGCGCGACCGCTTGGCCGGTTATGTCCCGGACGCGGTGGCGGATTCGATGGTCGGCGGCATGCCGGATTCGGCGATGGGCACCACGGAGCAGGTGATCGAGGGGCTCGGTAGGGTCCGTGATCTCGGCTGCGAGTACGCGATCTGCTATTTCCCGGAGGCCGCCTTCGACCGCTCCGGCATCGAGTTGTTCGAGCGGGAAGTGATCCCAGCGCTGAGTTAA
- a CDS encoding 3-hydroxyacyl-CoA dehydrogenase NAD-binding domain-containing protein: MSDNTIQWDKDADGIVTLTLDDPSGSANVMNEGYIESMGKAVDRLVAEKDSITGVVITSAKKTFFAGGDVKSMIKIGPENAGEAFDLVENVKKQLRTLETLGKPVVAALNGAALGGGLEIALACHHRIAADVKGSQFGFPEATLGLLPGAGGVTRSVRMFGIQNAFVNILSQGTRFKPAKAKELGLIDELLPTVEELVPAAKAWIKANPDSHEQPWDKKGYKMPGGTPSSPSLASILPSFPALLRKQIKGAPMPAPKAILSAAVEGAQVDFDTASRIESRYFTTLVTGQVSKNMIQAFFFDLQAINAGKSRPDGIEPVKINKIGVLGAGMMGAGIAYVSAKAGYDVVLKDVSIEAAEKGKSYSQKLEAKALERGRTTQEKSEALLARITPTADPADFKGVDFVIEAVFESQDLKHKVFQEIEDIVEPNALLGSNTSTLPITGLATGVKRQEDFIGIHFFSPVDKMPLVEIIKGEKTSDEALARVFDYTLAIGKTPIVVNDSRGFFTSRVIGTFVNEALAMLGEGVEPASIEQAGSQAGYPAPPLQLSDELNLELMHKIAVATRKGVEDAGGTYEPHPAEAVVEKMIELGRSGRLKGAGFYEYPEGKRSGLWTGLREAFKSGTSEPPLQDMIDRMLFAEALETQKCLDENVLMTTADANIGSIMGIGFPPWTGGSAQYIVGYEGPLGRGKEAFVARARELAEKYGDRFLPPDSLT, from the coding sequence ATGTCCGACAACACAATTCAGTGGGACAAGGATGCCGATGGCATCGTCACGCTGACCCTGGACGACCCGTCGGGCTCGGCCAACGTCATGAACGAGGGCTACATCGAGTCGATGGGCAAGGCAGTGGATCGCCTTGTCGCCGAGAAGGATTCGATTACCGGCGTGGTGATCACCAGCGCAAAGAAGACGTTCTTCGCCGGCGGTGACGTCAAGAGCATGATCAAGATCGGGCCGGAGAACGCCGGTGAGGCTTTCGATCTGGTGGAGAACGTCAAGAAGCAGCTGCGTACGCTCGAGACCCTGGGCAAGCCTGTGGTGGCGGCACTCAACGGCGCGGCACTGGGCGGCGGCTTGGAGATCGCGCTGGCCTGTCATCACCGCATCGCGGCCGATGTGAAGGGATCGCAGTTCGGCTTTCCCGAGGCGACGTTGGGCCTGCTGCCCGGTGCCGGCGGAGTCACCCGCTCGGTGCGGATGTTCGGCATCCAGAACGCCTTCGTCAACATCCTGTCGCAGGGAACTCGGTTCAAGCCGGCCAAGGCCAAGGAACTCGGCCTGATCGACGAGTTGCTGCCGACGGTCGAGGAACTGGTGCCGGCCGCCAAGGCGTGGATCAAGGCCAACCCGGACAGCCACGAACAGCCCTGGGACAAGAAGGGCTACAAGATGCCCGGCGGCACTCCGTCGTCGCCGTCGCTGGCGTCCATCCTGCCGTCGTTCCCGGCGTTGCTGCGTAAGCAGATCAAGGGTGCGCCGATGCCGGCGCCGAAGGCCATCCTGTCCGCCGCTGTCGAGGGCGCGCAGGTGGACTTCGACACCGCCAGCCGCATCGAGAGCCGGTACTTCACCACGCTGGTCACCGGCCAGGTCTCCAAGAACATGATCCAGGCGTTCTTCTTCGACCTGCAGGCCATCAACGCCGGCAAGTCTCGGCCGGACGGCATCGAGCCGGTCAAGATCAACAAGATCGGTGTGCTCGGGGCCGGCATGATGGGTGCGGGCATCGCCTACGTCTCGGCCAAGGCCGGCTACGACGTGGTGCTCAAGGACGTCAGCATCGAAGCCGCGGAAAAGGGCAAGAGCTACTCGCAGAAGCTGGAAGCCAAGGCGCTCGAACGGGGCCGCACCACGCAGGAGAAGAGCGAGGCCCTGCTGGCGCGGATCACGCCGACCGCCGACCCCGCCGACTTCAAGGGCGTCGACTTCGTGATCGAGGCGGTGTTCGAGAGTCAGGACCTCAAGCACAAGGTGTTCCAGGAGATCGAAGACATCGTCGAGCCCAACGCGCTGTTAGGTTCCAACACCTCGACGCTGCCGATCACCGGCCTGGCGACCGGCGTCAAGCGGCAGGAAGACTTCATCGGGATTCACTTCTTCTCGCCGGTCGACAAGATGCCGCTGGTCGAAATCATCAAGGGTGAGAAGACTTCTGACGAGGCACTGGCCCGGGTGTTCGACTACACACTTGCCATCGGCAAGACTCCGATCGTCGTCAACGACAGTCGCGGCTTCTTCACCTCCCGGGTCATCGGCACCTTCGTCAACGAGGCGCTGGCGATGCTGGGCGAGGGTGTCGAGCCGGCCAGCATCGAGCAGGCCGGATCGCAGGCCGGCTACCCGGCTCCGCCGCTGCAGCTCTCCGACGAGCTCAACCTGGAGCTGATGCACAAAATCGCCGTCGCCACCCGCAAGGGCGTCGAGGACGCCGGCGGCACCTACGAGCCGCACCCGGCGGAAGCCGTGGTGGAGAAGATGATTGAGCTCGGCCGGTCCGGGCGGCTCAAGGGTGCCGGCTTCTATGAGTACCCCGAGGGCAAGCGTTCGGGGTTGTGGACGGGCCTGCGGGAGGCGTTCAAGTCGGGTACCTCGGAGCCGCCGCTGCAGGACATGATCGACCGGATGCTGTTCGCCGAGGCGCTGGAAACCCAGAAGTGCCTCGACGAGAACGTGCTGATGACCACGGCCGACGCGAACATCGGGTCGATCATGGGCATCGGGTTCCCGCCGTGGACCGGTGGCAGCGCGCAGTACATCGTCGGTTACGAGGGTCCGCTCGGCCGCGGGAAGGAAGCCTTTGTGGCCCGTGCCCGCGAGCTGGCCGAGAAGTACGGCGACCGGTTCCTGCCGCCGGACTCACTCACTTAG
- a CDS encoding acetyl-CoA C-acetyltransferase, protein MSEEAFIYEAIRTPRGKQRNGALNEVKPLSLVVGLIEELRRRNPDLDENLISDVILGCVSPVGDQGGDIARAAVLASGMPVTSGGVQLNRFCASGLEAVNTAAQKVRSGWDDLVLAGGVESMSRVPMGSDGGAMGLDPATNYDVMFVPQGIGADLIATTEGFSRDDVDNYALRSQEKAAEAWSGGYFAKSVVPVRDQNGLLILDHDEHMRPDTTKEGLGKLKPAFEALAAMGGFDDVALQKYHWVEKINHVHTGGNSSGIVDGAALVMIGSEKAGAAINATPRARIVATATSGADPVIMLTGPTPATLKVLDRAGLTVDDIDLFELNEAFASVVLKFQKDLNIPDEKLNVNGGAIAMGHPLGATGAMILGTMVDELERRNARRALVTLCIGGGMGVATIIERV, encoded by the coding sequence ATGTCCGAAGAAGCCTTCATCTATGAGGCCATCCGCACGCCGCGCGGCAAGCAACGCAACGGCGCGCTCAACGAAGTCAAGCCACTGAGCCTGGTCGTGGGCCTCATCGAGGAGCTGCGCAGGCGCAACCCCGACCTCGACGAGAACCTGATCAGCGACGTCATCCTGGGGTGCGTTTCGCCCGTGGGCGACCAGGGCGGTGACATCGCCCGCGCCGCGGTCCTGGCCTCGGGCATGCCCGTGACCTCGGGTGGCGTCCAGCTCAACCGGTTCTGCGCATCGGGCCTCGAAGCCGTCAACACCGCAGCGCAGAAGGTGCGCTCGGGCTGGGACGACCTGGTGCTGGCCGGTGGTGTGGAGTCCATGAGCCGCGTGCCGATGGGATCCGACGGCGGCGCCATGGGCCTGGACCCGGCGACCAACTACGACGTGATGTTCGTTCCGCAGGGCATCGGCGCCGACCTGATCGCCACCACCGAGGGCTTCTCCCGTGACGACGTGGACAACTACGCGCTGCGCAGCCAGGAGAAAGCGGCCGAAGCGTGGTCGGGGGGCTACTTCGCCAAGTCCGTGGTGCCGGTCCGCGACCAGAACGGTCTGCTGATCCTCGACCACGACGAGCACATGCGGCCCGATACCACCAAGGAAGGCCTGGGCAAGCTCAAGCCGGCCTTCGAGGCCCTGGCGGCCATGGGTGGCTTCGATGACGTGGCTCTGCAGAAGTACCACTGGGTGGAGAAGATCAACCACGTGCACACCGGCGGCAATAGCTCGGGCATCGTCGACGGCGCCGCGCTGGTCATGATCGGTAGCGAGAAGGCCGGGGCGGCCATCAACGCTACTCCGCGCGCCCGCATCGTCGCCACCGCGACCAGCGGAGCGGACCCGGTGATCATGCTCACTGGCCCCACGCCGGCCACCTTGAAGGTGCTCGACCGGGCCGGTCTCACGGTCGACGACATCGACCTGTTCGAGCTGAACGAGGCGTTCGCCTCGGTGGTGCTGAAGTTCCAGAAGGATCTCAACATTCCGGACGAGAAGCTCAACGTCAACGGTGGCGCGATCGCCATGGGCCACCCGCTGGGCGCCACCGGCGCCATGATCCTGGGCACCATGGTCGACGAGCTGGAGCGCCGCAATGCCCGGCGCGCCTTGGTAACGCTTTGTATTGGCGGCGGCATGGGTGTCGCGACGATCATCGAGAGGGTTTAA